One window of Leptospira wolbachii serovar Codice str. CDC genomic DNA carries:
- the ybeY gene encoding rRNA maturation RNase YbeY, which yields MNSSLMVSTHWNDQWGNSEIRSELVLENCERILKFLSPTFLQSLELSILVVDDSLMQEINLERRGLNKTTDVLSFPLYSESPPIPFQILGEVVISMDTCILQSKEIGHSLLDEFYRLLVHGILHLFGYDHETNEEDAILMRKKEDECLELVFER from the coding sequence ATGAATTCTTCACTTATGGTTTCGACGCACTGGAATGACCAGTGGGGAAATTCTGAAATTCGATCCGAATTGGTATTGGAGAACTGTGAGCGAATTCTTAAATTTTTAAGCCCTACGTTTTTACAATCTTTAGAACTTTCCATCCTCGTTGTGGACGACTCCCTCATGCAAGAAATCAATTTGGAGAGGAGGGGGTTAAACAAAACGACCGATGTTTTATCCTTCCCCCTCTATTCAGAATCTCCTCCTATCCCCTTTCAGATCTTAGGTGAAGTGGTCATTTCCATGGATACCTGTATCCTCCAATCAAAAGAAATTGGACATAGTCTCTTAGATGAATTCTATCGTTTACTCGTTCATGGAATTTTACATTTGTTTGGTTATGACCATGAAACAAATGAAGAAGATGCCATCCTGATGCGTAAAAAAGAAGATGAGTGTTTGGAATTGGTCTTTGAAAGATAG
- the recO gene encoding DNA repair protein RecO has translation MAIRKERGIVIHSRDIGDSDRVISLAGESQVRMNFLSKGIRKSKRRAIITTELGSLVELDYYDQAEKDWKSIKEVHLVNRYDELKSDYLGTLFVLYLTELTSMIYPEGESHPFLFQLLSGSLDTSNEKGFQKQILPFFKLRALSHMGHFPTEFYCHTCGEEVLSKRAAYFSVDDREFLCSDCHPIPKDHLPVLKLFHTMLSKKFSNVVGMFPRETEYRDGDLILNQFLRSLFGKELKSYFEFYKTIGYL, from the coding sequence ATGGCCATTCGAAAAGAAAGAGGGATTGTCATCCATAGTCGAGACATTGGAGATAGTGACAGAGTCATAAGTCTTGCCGGTGAATCGCAAGTAAGAATGAACTTTTTAAGCAAAGGAATTCGAAAGTCCAAACGCCGCGCCATCATCACCACAGAGCTTGGCTCTCTTGTGGAACTGGATTATTATGATCAGGCAGAGAAAGATTGGAAGTCCATTAAGGAAGTCCATTTAGTGAACCGGTATGATGAATTGAAATCGGACTACTTGGGTACTTTGTTTGTACTCTATCTGACAGAACTTACATCGATGATTTATCCTGAGGGAGAAAGCCATCCTTTTCTTTTCCAGCTTCTTTCGGGGAGTTTGGATACAAGTAACGAAAAGGGTTTTCAGAAACAAATCCTTCCCTTTTTTAAGTTGAGAGCCCTATCGCACATGGGCCATTTCCCAACAGAATTTTATTGCCATACTTGTGGGGAAGAGGTGTTATCTAAACGGGCTGCTTACTTTTCTGTGGATGACCGTGAATTTTTATGTTCCGATTGCCATCCTATTCCCAAAGATCATTTGCCTGTTTTGAAACTATTTCATACTATGTTATCAAAGAAATTTTCAAACGTAGTGGGTATGTTCCCTCGGGAAACGGAGTATAGGGATGGGGATCTGATTCTGAATCAGTTTTTGCGATCTTTATTCGGAAAAGAGTTAAAATCATACTTCGAGTTTTACAAAACGATAGGGTATTTATGA
- the argS gene encoding arginine--tRNA ligase, whose translation MNVNQLLKQLVLSELEKAIDLYLKQENLTSLKDSLKIRIEYSRDEKFGDYSSPFALENKNVLNKNPKEIAEAVLLEIKNDSMFEFVTFSPPGFINFRIHSDYLNQYVASVMSPSVLFAESPKKEKILLEFVSANPTGPMNIVSARSAAYGDAMANLLSSLGHNVKREFYVNDYGNQVYLLGVAVLLRIFEIKGETIRFQEEESDEPVIGLIKKRILPKESYRGEYIKDIAIQCLEDQTRTQFVFDSVAGEKWDEVIDFLSRYAVEYNLGRQKEDLALFGVNFDLFFSERSLHEAGDVEKVPSILKKEDVTTIDGKLHFLSTLYGDDKDRVIRREDGRPTYLMADIAYHYNKFQRGFDTLIDIWGPDHYGYIARLKGAVKSFGKTEESFKVLIAQQVNLIENKEKVKMSKRLGIFQTMRDLLSYLGKQGRDVGRYFFLMRSSDAPLDFDLDLAKDESDKNPVFYIQYAHARICSIFRELQVPMEFKPLLSGISAEFLKQEERTRLLFWVARLQEEVYDTATSFEPHRLTNYLQSLSKSFTKFYSHKDNRIKDKAGKERDTLLVLVLYTKLALENGLKLLGISAPEKMSKEEI comes from the coding sequence ATGAATGTAAATCAATTATTAAAACAACTTGTATTATCGGAATTAGAGAAGGCAATCGATCTTTACCTAAAGCAAGAAAACCTAACTTCACTTAAAGATTCCTTAAAAATTCGAATTGAATATTCAAGGGATGAAAAATTCGGAGACTACTCTTCCCCTTTTGCTTTAGAAAACAAAAATGTATTAAACAAAAATCCAAAAGAAATTGCAGAAGCAGTCCTTTTGGAAATCAAAAATGATTCGATGTTTGAGTTTGTCACTTTTTCTCCCCCCGGTTTCATCAATTTTCGAATCCATTCTGATTATTTGAATCAGTATGTGGCCTCTGTCATGTCACCTAGTGTTCTATTTGCAGAATCACCTAAAAAAGAAAAAATCCTATTAGAGTTTGTTTCTGCCAATCCTACAGGACCTATGAATATTGTCTCCGCTAGGTCTGCAGCTTATGGGGATGCAATGGCAAATCTACTTTCAAGCCTTGGTCATAACGTCAAACGAGAGTTCTATGTGAACGATTACGGAAACCAAGTCTATTTACTTGGTGTGGCAGTTTTACTTAGAATTTTCGAAATCAAAGGAGAGACCATTCGTTTCCAGGAAGAGGAATCTGATGAACCTGTGATTGGCCTCATCAAAAAAAGAATTCTGCCTAAGGAAAGTTACCGAGGGGAATACATCAAAGACATTGCGATCCAATGTTTAGAGGACCAAACAAGAACTCAATTTGTCTTTGATTCTGTTGCCGGTGAAAAATGGGACGAGGTGATTGACTTTCTTTCTCGTTATGCGGTGGAATACAATTTAGGCAGACAAAAAGAAGATTTGGCTCTCTTTGGTGTGAACTTTGATTTGTTCTTTAGCGAACGTAGTCTTCACGAAGCAGGGGATGTAGAAAAAGTACCTTCTATCTTAAAGAAAGAAGATGTCACAACGATTGATGGAAAACTCCATTTCCTTTCCACATTGTATGGGGACGATAAAGACCGTGTGATTCGAAGAGAGGATGGTCGTCCTACGTATTTGATGGCAGACATTGCTTACCATTACAATAAGTTTCAAAGAGGATTTGATACCCTAATCGATATTTGGGGGCCAGACCACTATGGATACATTGCCAGATTAAAAGGGGCAGTAAAATCTTTTGGAAAAACAGAGGAGAGTTTTAAGGTTCTTATCGCCCAACAGGTCAATTTGATTGAGAATAAAGAAAAGGTCAAAATGAGTAAACGTTTGGGAATTTTCCAAACCATGAGAGACTTACTTTCTTATTTGGGAAAACAAGGAAGGGATGTGGGAAGGTATTTTTTCTTAATGAGAAGTTCCGATGCCCCACTTGATTTTGATTTGGATTTAGCAAAAGATGAATCTGACAAAAACCCTGTATTCTATATTCAATATGCACATGCGAGGATCTGTTCTATCTTTCGGGAATTACAAGTTCCTATGGAATTCAAACCGCTGCTGTCGGGAATTTCCGCTGAATTTCTAAAACAAGAAGAAAGGACACGACTTCTTTTTTGGGTGGCAAGGCTCCAAGAAGAAGTGTATGATACGGCAACTAGTTTCGAACCACATAGACTGACAAACTATCTTCAATCTCTCAGTAAATCGTTCACAAAGTTTTATTCTCACAAGGACAATCGAATTAAGGACAAAGCAGGAAAAGAAAGAGATACACTCCTTGTCCTTGTTTTGTATACCAAGTTGGCCTTAGAGAATGGGCTAAAACTTCTCGGAATTTCCGCCCCAGAGAAGATGTCAAAAGAAGAGATTTAA
- a CDS encoding CinA family nicotinamide mononucleotide deamidase-related protein: MEAPYIVIISTGSEITAGRSLDTNSGWMANQLFELGWKVKKFIGLPDDPDLILSELKALKQLAETRPVLVLMTGGLGPTEDDYTLETVLKLSGKKSYSVEKAKIRLQRIYESRGKQYSDILPTVLRQTHVPEDCKTLDNTVGIAVGFVEPIGTDSYLVCMPGVPSEMKEMFTRRLVPELKRIYPRENLVQKTKWLWNIGESLYQKDFVETHRDELFQNVEWGVTANRGYIKCIFQSTDSKPLERIIQKLETQYPKIISDDVFEFVHEHLISEKLTIAVGESCTGGLLGKKLTDFPGSSSYFVGGFLTYSNEMKDSLLGVPSDTLQSFGAVSKETAEAMAKGISEKTKADYCISITGIAGPDGGTEAKPVGTVWIGIKTPDGSVQTHSYIFPGNREGIRENASNTALFLLYQSLKKRNV, encoded by the coding sequence ATGGAAGCACCATACATCGTCATTATCTCAACAGGTTCTGAGATTACCGCAGGCCGAAGTTTGGATACAAACTCTGGTTGGATGGCTAACCAACTCTTTGAACTCGGTTGGAAGGTAAAAAAATTCATCGGTCTTCCTGACGATCCGGATCTGATTCTTTCAGAACTAAAAGCCCTAAAACAACTGGCAGAAACAAGGCCAGTACTTGTTCTTATGACTGGCGGGCTTGGTCCGACAGAAGACGATTATACTTTAGAAACAGTTTTGAAACTGAGTGGAAAAAAATCCTATTCTGTAGAGAAAGCGAAGATTCGTTTGCAACGAATTTATGAATCTCGGGGAAAACAATATAGCGATATCCTACCGACAGTCCTTCGCCAGACCCATGTGCCCGAAGATTGTAAAACCTTAGACAATACGGTCGGGATTGCTGTTGGGTTTGTGGAGCCGATTGGAACAGATTCCTATTTAGTTTGTATGCCAGGGGTTCCTTCGGAAATGAAGGAGATGTTTACGCGTAGGCTTGTGCCAGAACTCAAACGAATTTATCCTCGGGAAAACTTAGTCCAAAAAACCAAATGGTTATGGAATATCGGGGAATCCTTATACCAAAAAGACTTTGTGGAAACACATAGGGACGAATTATTCCAAAATGTAGAATGGGGAGTAACAGCAAACAGAGGTTATATTAAGTGTATCTTCCAATCTACTGATTCTAAACCATTGGAGAGAATCATCCAGAAGTTGGAAACTCAGTATCCGAAGATTATATCTGATGATGTTTTCGAATTCGTTCATGAGCATTTAATTTCTGAAAAGTTAACCATCGCTGTAGGAGAAAGTTGTACTGGGGGCCTTCTTGGAAAAAAACTGACAGACTTCCCAGGATCTAGTTCCTACTTTGTAGGCGGATTTTTAACGTATTCGAATGAGATGAAAGATTCTTTGTTAGGGGTTCCGAGTGATACATTACAGAGTTTTGGGGCAGTGAGTAAAGAAACAGCAGAAGCCATGGCAAAGGGTATTTCTGAAAAAACAAAGGCTGATTATTGTATCTCGATCACAGGGATCGCAGGTCCTGATGGGGGAACTGAGGCAAAACCTGTGGGAACTGTTTGGATTGGCATAAAAACTCCCGATGGTTCTGTCCAAACTCACTCTTATATTTTTCCAGGAAACCGAGAAGGAATCCGAGAAAATGCAAGTAATACTGCTTTATTTTTATTATACCAGTCATTAAAAAAAAGGAACGTTTAA
- a CDS encoding response regulator transcription factor: MKKSILIVEDIHSIREAIMDLLSTKYNVFGAEHFEEAVWYLTNEKIDLTITDIRLPGKSGIDLVKLIQKEFPHVLYALMTAYNINEYIKYAKDLHIWNIIPKYSFLDIHLIEVMVEKLLSKDIFGIEKYFSNDFKVYSDNFNSEFEEAPSNGIIYKQIKSDQDRSILCGKISKNLIQLGAPKAIQQVLEELTSNAMIRAPRTHEGEYKYQFEIPSHDMVVPLDNIQLMPDDYFLIGYGATESTIFIVVRDQFGSLRKEEILHRLDRHISIDDSTGFPKGLEDSHGRGLYICREISDQLIFNIEPGVCTETIAMINREGRTGFKSLSIYEVDSKSKTNS, encoded by the coding sequence ATGAAAAAATCAATCCTTATTGTTGAAGACATCCATTCTATTCGCGAAGCGATTATGGATTTACTCAGTACAAAATATAACGTATTTGGTGCTGAACATTTCGAAGAAGCAGTTTGGTATCTAACGAACGAAAAAATTGATTTAACGATTACAGACATCCGGCTTCCCGGTAAGTCGGGAATTGACTTAGTCAAACTTATCCAAAAAGAATTTCCTCATGTACTTTATGCACTGATGACTGCTTACAATATCAACGAATATATTAAATATGCTAAAGATCTTCACATTTGGAACATCATTCCCAAATATAGTTTTTTAGATATCCACCTAATCGAAGTAATGGTAGAGAAACTTCTTTCCAAAGATATTTTCGGAATAGAAAAATATTTTTCGAATGATTTCAAAGTTTATAGCGACAATTTTAATAGCGAGTTTGAAGAAGCTCCATCAAACGGAATCATTTACAAACAAATTAAATCAGACCAAGACAGATCCATTCTTTGCGGTAAAATCTCAAAAAACCTAATCCAATTAGGGGCCCCGAAAGCCATCCAACAAGTGTTAGAGGAATTAACTTCCAATGCTATGATTCGTGCTCCTCGCACTCACGAAGGAGAATACAAATACCAATTTGAAATTCCAAGTCATGATATGGTGGTTCCCCTCGATAATATCCAACTGATGCCTGACGATTATTTCTTAATTGGATATGGTGCAACAGAAAGTACGATTTTTATTGTCGTTCGCGACCAGTTTGGGTCTCTTAGAAAAGAAGAAATTTTACATAGGTTAGATCGACATATTAGTATCGATGATTCTACAGGTTTTCCAAAGGGACTAGAAGATAGTCATGGCCGTGGACTTTATATTTGCCGGGAAATCTCTGACCAACTGATTTTCAACATTGAACCAGGAGTGTGCACTGAAACCATAGCGATGATCAACAGAGAAGGACGCACTGGTTTTAAATCACTTTCTATTTATGAAGTAGATTCAAAATCGAAAACCAACTCTTAG
- a CDS encoding LIC_12097 family sensor histidine kinase, translating into MSGNSQSNDSASVEKVAEKARELEAIYDVVQDPLVLIDSDFNIQRANLATILFAKNNKYDELLDRKCYEVLYQRSDICPYCPKINVKPKDKNQTYSTPITREIFFRSEDKKQTLLLEFYPYPKQEDLFWMVEKISDVTKQRDKEEESFRMRNLASLGILISGIAHELNNPLTGISLTLQNLKANWQNQPPEQIEKRLDMIKNDISRAAIIVSDIISFAKTDKVKVTLGDIVETINRAKDTVIRLYPHLSKNIVWRISCDYEYQFPFHPGKMERLFMNLFRNSLQAFDYRPGEISIELRKTKNWLHIIVEDNAGGIPDAIIQKIFDPFFTSNKSGTGTGLGLSICHSIVKEHDGNISVKSVEQKTRFTISFPLTNDITEQNP; encoded by the coding sequence TTGTCAGGGAACTCGCAAAGTAATGATTCTGCCTCTGTTGAAAAAGTGGCAGAAAAAGCCCGAGAACTGGAAGCCATTTATGATGTGGTTCAAGACCCGCTGGTTCTCATTGACTCCGATTTTAATATCCAGAGAGCTAACCTTGCAACTATCCTCTTTGCCAAAAACAATAAATACGATGAACTTCTAGATCGTAAATGTTACGAAGTGCTTTACCAGCGCAGCGACATCTGTCCTTACTGCCCCAAAATTAACGTCAAACCCAAGGACAAAAACCAAACCTACTCCACTCCGATCACAAGAGAGATCTTTTTTCGCTCCGAAGATAAAAAACAAACACTCCTACTCGAATTTTATCCCTACCCTAAACAAGAAGATCTATTCTGGATGGTGGAAAAAATCTCGGATGTTACCAAACAAAGAGACAAAGAAGAAGAATCCTTTCGGATGCGTAACCTTGCCTCGCTTGGAATCTTAATTTCCGGGATTGCCCACGAATTAAATAACCCCTTAACGGGGATTAGTTTAACATTACAAAACCTGAAGGCTAATTGGCAAAACCAACCTCCAGAACAAATTGAAAAACGGTTGGATATGATTAAAAATGATATTTCTAGAGCTGCCATCATCGTATCGGATATCATTTCTTTTGCAAAAACAGATAAAGTCAAAGTAACTCTTGGTGATATTGTTGAAACCATCAACCGTGCCAAAGATACAGTGATTCGTCTTTATCCCCACTTGAGTAAAAACATTGTTTGGCGAATCTCCTGTGACTATGAATACCAATTCCCTTTTCATCCAGGAAAGATGGAACGTTTGTTTATGAACTTATTTCGCAACTCACTACAGGCATTTGATTATAGACCGGGCGAAATCTCTATAGAACTACGAAAAACAAAAAACTGGCTTCATATCATCGTGGAAGACAATGCAGGTGGAATTCCCGATGCCATCATACAAAAGATTTTTGATCCCTTTTTCACAAGCAATAAATCGGGAACAGGCACGGGACTTGGCCTCTCCATTTGTCACTCCATTGTCAAAGAACATGATGGTAATATTTCAGTGAAGTCCGTAGAACAAAAAACTCGCTTCACCATTTCCTTTCCTCTTACCAACGATATCACGGAGCAAAATCCATGA
- a CDS encoding LIC_12096 family protein, with translation MEHLPKYRLLLLLSFFSLNLSLFAETEISEKESRLDKEILSLYREIAKARDLLTYEHLTSLPANTTISFIGTYPNRTGIRIRKYKVDPDPQNKNRIKHSEEKSILLEFNGSVLSKVEVLVVTEDTEIEQKTKTKISDTSPLDTSLNDMVISFSGLDGSDSFPLSSLRNDEIKGERNDFKKDFYIKFLLDFHSQLASISALQKTGGNKNQKSMFKQLNQSLGY, from the coding sequence ATGGAACACCTTCCGAAGTACCGGCTCCTACTACTCCTTAGTTTTTTCTCGCTAAATCTTAGTCTTTTTGCAGAGACTGAGATTTCCGAAAAAGAAAGTAGATTAGATAAGGAAATCCTTAGCCTTTACCGAGAGATCGCTAAAGCCAGGGATCTTCTTACCTACGAACATCTCACTTCCTTACCCGCAAACACTACAATCAGTTTTATTGGAACCTATCCCAATAGGACGGGCATTCGCATTCGTAAATACAAAGTAGATCCAGACCCACAAAATAAAAACCGAATCAAACATTCTGAAGAAAAATCCATCCTCCTAGAATTCAATGGATCGGTTCTTTCTAAGGTGGAAGTTTTAGTGGTCACTGAAGATACAGAAATCGAACAAAAAACAAAAACTAAAATCTCGGATACGTCCCCTTTGGATACATCACTAAATGATATGGTGATTAGTTTTTCAGGCCTTGATGGATCAGATAGTTTTCCACTCTCTTCTCTTCGTAATGATGAAATCAAAGGAGAACGTAATGATTTCAAAAAGGATTTTTATATTAAATTCCTTTTAGACTTTCATAGCCAACTGGCATCTATCTCCGCCTTACAAAAAACAGGTGGGAATAAAAATCAAAAGTCCATGTTCAAACAATTGAACCAATCTTTGGGATACTAA
- the secG gene encoding preprotein translocase subunit SecG: MGFFAGTILTLFILLSLFLILLVMIQTGKGGSAGMLGGSTASQSVFGASTADVMTKTTRVAAILFIVLSLALSFVFAKKDEVLVPDLEPSLEAPVETDGTPSEVPAPTTP; this comes from the coding sequence ATGGGATTTTTTGCAGGAACCATCCTCACACTTTTTATTCTACTTTCACTCTTTCTTATCCTTCTCGTCATGATCCAAACTGGAAAAGGCGGAAGTGCTGGAATGTTAGGTGGATCCACCGCGAGCCAATCAGTATTTGGAGCATCTACTGCTGACGTGATGACAAAAACCACTAGAGTGGCAGCGATTCTTTTCATCGTCCTCTCTTTGGCACTTTCTTTTGTATTCGCTAAAAAAGACGAAGTTTTAGTTCCCGATCTAGAACCAAGTTTAGAAGCTCCGGTAGAAACTGATGGAACACCTTCCGAAGTACCGGCTCCTACTACTCCTTAG
- the tpiA gene encoding triose-phosphate isomerase translates to MRKKIIAGNWKMNLTLAEAVTITKGLVSASDSSTHEVMVFPSALHLETVAGIAEGSKLIVGAQNAYQSGLTAMTGEISPTQLAELGITTVLVGHSERRQFLGETSEFDNAKISYFLKAGLRVVYCVGETWAEREKGNTFTVLEDQIKKGLKDITSDLFANLVIAYEPVWAIGTGKVATPVEAEEAHAFIRKEIGNLFVGASSIAEKIQILYGGSVKPDNIKDLLTKPNIDGGLVGGASQKLDSFLGLLK, encoded by the coding sequence ATGAGAAAGAAGATCATTGCTGGAAATTGGAAGATGAATTTGACATTGGCGGAAGCAGTTACCATCACCAAAGGTTTGGTTTCTGCGAGTGACTCATCGACTCATGAAGTGATGGTTTTCCCAAGTGCTCTACACTTGGAGACTGTTGCGGGAATTGCCGAAGGATCCAAACTCATCGTGGGGGCACAAAATGCTTACCAATCGGGACTCACTGCGATGACGGGAGAGATCTCACCTACACAACTGGCGGAGCTTGGGATTACCACCGTTCTTGTGGGTCACTCCGAAAGACGACAATTCCTTGGAGAAACTTCCGAGTTTGATAATGCGAAGATTTCCTACTTTTTAAAAGCGGGCCTCCGAGTGGTGTACTGCGTGGGGGAAACCTGGGCAGAAAGAGAAAAAGGAAACACCTTTACTGTGTTAGAAGACCAAATTAAAAAAGGACTCAAAGACATTACAAGCGACCTATTCGCAAATCTTGTGATTGCTTATGAACCCGTTTGGGCTATTGGAACAGGAAAAGTAGCAACTCCCGTGGAAGCAGAAGAAGCACATGCCTTTATCCGTAAGGAAATCGGTAATTTATTTGTAGGTGCCAGTTCGATCGCTGAGAAAATTCAAATTCTCTATGGTGGTTCGGTAAAACCGGACAATATCAAAGATCTACTCACCAAACCAAACATAGACGGTGGCCTCGTAGGGGGAGCTAGTCAAAAATTAGATTCATTTTTAGGACTTTTGAAATAA
- a CDS encoding phosphoglycerate kinase yields the protein MKLPLLEEQNLKGKRVFVRVDFNVPVENGKATDKTRIEKTLPTLELLISKGAKIILGSHLGRPKGGPEAKYSMKPVFDVLATLVKTKVSFSESVIGPDVVKMTNALGEGEILLLENLRFHKEEEENAAGFCKELAKLADVYVNDAFGTAHRAHASTEGVAHILPAFAGLLMRKEIEVLSSLLARPERPFVAIVGGSKVSSKFAILKNLLEKVDHLLIGGGMAYTFLKSRAVPVGKSLVEPDFESQAFQLIDRAGVQGVDLQIPIDHVIADAFDPNAKTKSVDKMGILDGWMGMDIGPKTIDNYVKAIKEAKTILWNGPMGVFEMDKFSKGTIEIAKAISKSKAKTVVGGGDSIAAVNKAGVADKITHISTGGGASLEFLEGRTLPGVQCLLPKEEK from the coding sequence ATGAAATTACCTCTTCTAGAAGAACAAAATCTAAAAGGAAAACGAGTCTTTGTTCGTGTGGACTTCAATGTCCCTGTCGAAAATGGCAAAGCCACGGACAAAACTCGGATTGAAAAAACCCTTCCCACTTTGGAGTTACTGATTTCCAAAGGGGCAAAGATCATTCTTGGAAGTCACTTAGGTCGCCCCAAAGGCGGCCCTGAGGCCAAATATTCCATGAAACCGGTGTTTGATGTTCTCGCTACACTCGTCAAAACCAAAGTCAGTTTCTCTGAATCTGTGATTGGACCTGACGTGGTGAAGATGACGAACGCACTCGGTGAAGGAGAAATCCTACTTTTAGAAAATCTTCGTTTCCATAAAGAAGAAGAGGAGAATGCGGCCGGTTTCTGCAAAGAACTGGCCAAATTAGCGGATGTCTATGTGAACGATGCCTTCGGGACAGCTCACCGTGCCCATGCCTCCACAGAAGGTGTGGCACACATACTGCCCGCTTTTGCGGGACTTCTGATGCGTAAAGAAATCGAAGTTTTGAGTAGCCTCCTTGCTCGCCCCGAACGCCCTTTTGTGGCGATTGTTGGCGGCTCCAAAGTCAGTTCTAAATTTGCTATTTTAAAAAACCTTCTCGAGAAGGTAGACCACCTGCTCATTGGCGGGGGAATGGCCTATACCTTTCTCAAATCCAGAGCCGTTCCCGTGGGAAAATCCCTTGTGGAACCGGACTTTGAATCCCAAGCATTCCAACTCATCGACAGAGCGGGAGTCCAAGGAGTCGACCTCCAAATCCCGATCGACCATGTCATTGCGGATGCTTTTGATCCTAACGCTAAAACGAAATCCGTAGACAAAATGGGAATTTTGGATGGTTGGATGGGAATGGACATTGGGCCTAAAACCATCGACAATTATGTAAAGGCAATCAAAGAAGCCAAAACTATTCTCTGGAACGGGCCTATGGGTGTGTTTGAGATGGATAAATTCTCCAAAGGAACCATCGAAATTGCCAAAGCCATCAGTAAATCCAAGGCCAAAACGGTTGTGGGTGGTGGGGATTCCATTGCCGCTGTGAACAAAGCGGGTGTGGCAGACAAAATCACTCATATTTCCACTGGTGGTGGTGCTTCCTTAGAATTTTTAGAAGGACGAACACTACCTGGTGTACAATGTTTACTCCCTAAGGAAGAAAAATAA
- the gap gene encoding type I glyceraldehyde-3-phosphate dehydrogenase — MVKIAINGFGRIGRLVLRSGIKDPNLEFVAINDLVTPDNLSYLFKYDSTHGRFDGEVSHTDNEIIIDGKKVKTFSERDPEKLPWKELGVDFVIESTGLFTDRVGAEKHIKAGAKKVVISAPAKDKDIPTFVMGVNHEKYDSAKDNVVSNASCTTNCLAPITKVVLDNFGIVEGLMTTIHAMTATQPTVDGPSKKDFRGGRGAAQNIIPASTGAAKAVGLCIPEVNGKLTGMSFRVPTPDVSVVDLTVRTEKPTSLAEIKKKMKEASEGSMKGILGYTEDMVVSNDFLGDIRSSIFDADACIELSSTFFKLVSWYDNEMGYSNRVLDLVRYMAKKG, encoded by the coding sequence ATGGTAAAAATCGCAATCAATGGTTTTGGTCGCATCGGACGACTGGTGCTTCGTTCAGGAATCAAAGATCCCAATTTAGAATTCGTTGCAATCAACGATCTTGTTACACCGGACAACCTTTCTTATTTATTTAAATATGACTCTACTCATGGTCGATTCGACGGTGAAGTATCTCACACAGACAACGAAATCATTATCGATGGCAAAAAAGTAAAAACCTTCTCAGAAAGAGACCCAGAAAAACTCCCGTGGAAAGAACTCGGAGTGGACTTTGTGATTGAATCTACTGGTCTTTTTACGGACCGAGTGGGTGCCGAAAAACACATCAAAGCAGGTGCCAAAAAAGTGGTGATCTCTGCTCCCGCAAAAGACAAAGACATCCCTACTTTTGTTATGGGTGTGAACCATGAAAAATATGATTCTGCAAAAGACAATGTAGTATCCAATGCCTCTTGTACAACAAACTGCCTGGCTCCGATCACAAAAGTGGTTCTTGACAACTTTGGAATTGTAGAAGGCCTTATGACTACCATCCACGCGATGACCGCAACCCAACCTACTGTGGACGGACCTTCTAAAAAAGACTTCCGTGGTGGCCGTGGTGCGGCACAAAACATCATCCCAGCATCCACTGGGGCTGCAAAAGCTGTAGGACTTTGTATTCCAGAAGTGAACGGAAAACTCACAGGTATGAGTTTCCGAGTTCCCACTCCAGACGTATCCGTTGTGGACTTAACGGTTCGCACAGAAAAACCAACATCACTCGCAGAAATCAAAAAGAAAATGAAAGAAGCGAGCGAAGGTTCCATGAAAGGAATCCTTGGTTACACAGAAGATATGGTGGTTTCTAACGACTTCCTCGGAGACATTCGTTCTTCTATCTTTGATGCCGATGCTTGTATCGAACTAAGCTCCACTTTTTTCAAACTCGTATCTTGGTATGACAATGAAATGGGCTACTCAAACCGAGTGCTCGACCTCGTTCGTTACATGGCAAAAAAAGGCTAA